The genomic DNA AACGGTTCACTCTTTCTTTTGTTAATCCGCCCAGGGCAGCCCATCAAGTTTTTCGGAGAACGTATTCAACTGTGCCCAGCCTGTGAGGCCGGTTTCTGTTTTTATGAGGTACCAGTCACGGAACCAGTCTGTCATATCATCACCTTTATCAGTATCAACATACTTTCCGGATACATCGCAGGTAAGTAATATAACCTCGCTCCCCACCCGCGGAGTAGCGACAATAATACGTTCCATCCGTGATTTGTATAACATAAACGATTCTTTAACCTTACCGGCAACCCCTACGTAGTACAATTCCTGCGGGACCGGGATCAATTCGTGGTCCTGTGATAACACGTACTTCTCACGTTTTTTCCAGAAGCCCAGCCAGTCATCCGCATAAACAATACCGTTACCCGGGAATACCGGCCACCGTACGAGCCGGCCTGCTTGTTTAACCGCAATACCGGTGTACTGGTATATAAGATACTCATCATCGTCACTTGGCCCCGGGGAATGCACTGCTACTTCCTTATATTTATCCGATGAATCAATATCGGTAATAATAAACCCATCCGGCGCACCGGTATAAAGTTTATCTTTAACAATGATTGTACCGATGGTAAGCACAAAATCACCGGCGTCTCCCACGGCTTTCACTGTAACGGTTTCACTTTTTTTGTCACCATTAAGCTCAGCTGTAGCGGTTAATACAAACTTATTCTGTCCGGCGATTATGCTGTGCGGTTGAATTGTAATTATTGCTATCAACAATAATGTAACTATAAAAAAACGTGGCATTAATTTTTACCCATAAAATCCTTCCCACTCAATATTTTACAACTTTTCCGGGATTTATAATAGACAATGCGGGGTGGGTAGCCGTACTCGCGCAATAATCGTTTTGCAGACAAAACGAAAGAAGATGTTTGGTTGTTTACTATCTCATTTTTTACGGTTATCCACCACACGCACGGTTTTATTATCCGCTACGAACTTCAATGATTTGGGTTCCACCAGCGTAATCCTGGGTTTCATAATCCCAAGTTCAGTTTCTAAGGATTTAACAATATTTGTCTTTAACAACTCCAACCCCTTAATCTCATCAAACGCGGGAAGTTTATCCGAGATTTCAATCTTAACCTCAATTGTATCCGCCCCGTCTTTGTTATCAAGGATAATCTGGTAGTTCGGTTCAACGCCTTCCGCCGTGAGAATAACTTTTTCTATCTGTGACGGAAAAAATTTTGTACTGTTGAAGAATATCATATCATCCGTCCGGCCGGAAACACGTGTCATCCTCGCTAAGGTACGCCCGCAGGTACAGGAAACATTGTTTACTGACGAAATATCGCCTGTGCGGTAACGGATAAGCGGGAATCCTTCTTTTGTTATTGTTGTGAATACGAGTTCACCGGGATCACCGGGTTTTACAGGATTCATTGTCTTCGGGTCAATAACTTCTACTATAAAATGGTCTTCGTTTATATGCAGCCCGCATTTATACTCGCATTCTGCGGCTACGCCGGGGCCTATGATTTCGCTTAACCCGTACGTATCATACGCTTTGATCCTCAGTTTTTCTTCTATATAGCTGCGTAGTGACAAACTCCAGGGTTCCGCACCAAAAAGGCCGGTCTTCAGGAATAATTGTTCCGCGTGGATCCCGCTTTCCGCTACGGCCTGGATTATGCTGAGGATATACCCCGGAGTACTGAGGATAACCGTGGTTTTAAAATCGCGCATTATGGTTAACTGTTTTTGAAAATTATCACTTGCCGACGCGGGGATCACTGATGCGCCGATACGTTCCGCACCGTAGTGAAACCCGAACCCGCCGGTGAATAAGCCGTAGTTAAACGCTATCTGCACGATATCCTGGTTTGTAACACCCGCAGAGATAAGCGTTCTTGCCACAACTTCCGACCAGTTATGCAGATCATTTTTTGTGTAGCCCACTACCACAGGCTTACCTGTAGTACCCGAGGTTGTGTGGATCCTTACGATATCGCGTAACGGTACGGCAAACATGTCGTACGGATATGCGTTACGCAAATCGTCATGCGTGGTGAACGGCAAATTTTTTATGTCATTAACGCTGTTAATATTTTCGATATTAACGTTATACTCGTTAAACTTGTTTTTGTAAAACTTAACATTGCGGTACACGCGGTTAAGCGTTAACTGTAACCGTTCAATCTGTAATTGTTCAAGTTCTGTACGGTTAATAGCCTCGTATTTAGCGTTATAAATCATGTGTTTTGCCCCTCCGGTTAATCATTAATTTTTTTGTATTCTTTCCCGAGATACGCGCGCTGGACATCACGGTTGTTTAGTAGGTCAGCGGAGGTGCCTTCAATCATCACCTGGCCGGTCTCCATAACATACCCGCGGTCAGCAACGGATAACGCGAGTTTCGCGTTTTGTTCAACTAACAAGATTGTTATCCCATCCTTGCGTAACTGCGTGATTGCTTCAAATATCTTTTTTACTACCAATGGCGCTAGGCCCATTGAAGGTTCGTCCATCATTATAAGTTTTGGGTTGGACATCAACGCACGGGATAATGCCAGCATTTGTTGTTCACCCCCGGATAACGTACCCGCAAGCTGATATTGCCTGTCTTTTAATACAGGAAACATGGCGTGTACGCGGTTACGTGTAAGGTTTATTTCATCAACATTTTTCCGTGTGTACTGCGGGTACGCGCCTAACCTCAGGTTTTCGTAGACACTCATTGAGGCAAAAAGTTCGCGTCCTTCCGGGATCAGCGCTGTGCCGAGAGTAACAATTTTTTCGGGGGGCATCCCGTCAATACGGTTACCGGAGAAATAAATCTCGCCGCCCCGTGGCTTGATCACCCCGGAGATTGTGTTTAACAACGTACTTTTCCCCGCGCCATTCGCACCGATGATCGTAACGATCTCGCCGGGGTTTATGTGCAGGGACACTTTGCGTAATACTTTAAGATTCCCGTATCCTGACTCAAGGTTGCGGAGTTTAAGCATCGCTATCGTCTCCTAGGTACACCTTAATAACTTCAAGGTTCTGCTGGATATCTTTTGGAGTACCATCAGCTATTTTTTCCCCGTAGTTCAGTACCGCTATGGAGTCTGAGATATCCATTACCAATGACATATCGTGTTCCACCATAAGAACTGTTATCCCCAGGGCTGATTTTATTTTCAGGATTAACTCCGCAAGGCTTTGTGTCTCATGGATATTCAAGCCCGCAGCGGGTTCATCCAGTAATAAAAGTTTTGGTTCCGCAGCTAATGCCCGCGCTATCTCAACATACCTTTGTTTACCAAACGGTAAACTTCCCGCATCGCGATCCTCTAAATCCGATACCTGCAGCAACTCAAGTAGTTCACGCGCTTTCTCACGTATTTTCAGGCCTTCATTCCTTGCGGAACGCGTGTTTAATGCCGCAGCGATAAATCCGGCTGAGGTTCTTACGTGTCGCCCGGTCATAACGTTCTCTAAGACTGTCATCCTGGAGAATAATTTTATGTTCTGGAATGTCCGCGAAATTCCTCTTGAGGTAATCTCGTATGCGTGTAATCCCTGGATAGTTTTCCCGTTAAACTCTACAACCCCGCTGTCTAAACGGTGATACCCCGCGATGAGGTTAAACAATGTAGTCTTCCCTGCGCCATTCGGCCCGATAACGGATTTTATGGTGCATTCCTCAACAGTAAACGAAACATTATTAACGGCATGCAGGCCGCCAAAATGTTTGTTTACCCCCATAACCTCGAGTAAGCTCATATCTTGTATTTACGCTTTCTTTCTAAAACTAAACTTCCGGAGGATGCCATCCGGTGTGAAAAGCATTATCGCTATCAGTATCGCGCCGAATACTATATCATCATAACTCCCGAAGTAGCCGCGTAAGGATAAAAAGTTTAACAGCGTACCTATGATAACCGTACCCCAGATATTTGCCATTCCCCCTACAGCAACGATTGAGACGTACCTCACGGATTTCATGACACCCGCTTCGGACGGGCCAATCCCGCCGTTGTAGTGCGTAAGAAATACACCGGCTACCGCAGCGAAGGCTGCACTGATAATAAAAATATAAAGTTTATACTTTGAAACATTAATCCCAACAGACTCCGCA from Elusimicrobiota bacterium includes the following:
- a CDS encoding phenylacetate--CoA ligase produces the protein MIYNAKYEAINRTELEQLQIERLQLTLNRVYRNVKFYKNKFNEYNVNIENINSVNDIKNLPFTTHDDLRNAYPYDMFAVPLRDIVRIHTTSGTTGKPVVVGYTKNDLHNWSEVVARTLISAGVTNQDIVQIAFNYGLFTGGFGFHYGAERIGASVIPASASDNFQKQLTIMRDFKTTVILSTPGYILSIIQAVAESGIHAEQLFLKTGLFGAEPWSLSLRSYIEEKLRIKAYDTYGLSEIIGPGVAAECEYKCGLHINEDHFIVEVIDPKTMNPVKPGDPGELVFTTITKEGFPLIRYRTGDISSVNNVSCTCGRTLARMTRVSGRTDDMIFFNSTKFFPSQIEKVILTAEGVEPNYQIILDNKDGADTIEVKIEISDKLPAFDEIKGLELLKTNIVKSLETELGIMKPRITLVEPKSLKFVADNKTVRVVDNRKK
- a CDS encoding ABC transporter ATP-binding protein; this encodes MLKLRNLESGYGNLKVLRKVSLHINPGEIVTIIGANGAGKSTLLNTISGVIKPRGGEIYFSGNRIDGMPPEKIVTLGTALIPEGRELFASMSVYENLRLGAYPQYTRKNVDEINLTRNRVHAMFPVLKDRQYQLAGTLSGGEQQMLALSRALMSNPKLIMMDEPSMGLAPLVVKKIFEAITQLRKDGITILLVEQNAKLALSVADRGYVMETGQVMIEGTSADLLNNRDVQRAYLGKEYKKIND
- a CDS encoding ABC transporter ATP-binding protein, translated to MSLLEVMGVNKHFGGLHAVNNVSFTVEECTIKSVIGPNGAGKTTLFNLIAGYHRLDSGVVEFNGKTIQGLHAYEITSRGISRTFQNIKLFSRMTVLENVMTGRHVRTSAGFIAAALNTRSARNEGLKIREKARELLELLQVSDLEDRDAGSLPFGKQRYVEIARALAAEPKLLLLDEPAAGLNIHETQSLAELILKIKSALGITVLMVEHDMSLVMDISDSIAVLNYGEKIADGTPKDIQQNLEVIKVYLGDDSDA